Within Thermoprotei archaeon, the genomic segment GTTTTTCTGGGCCATATGTTGTAATTTCGGCAGTCTTTAAAGAGTTGATAATCTCTTCTATAAGTTCTTTAGTCTCTATACCATGTTCTTCTTTCCATTTCATAAGTATTTCTCTTGCTCTCTCAAGAATTTTCCTTCGTTTCTCTTCTCTTTGATCGATGATTTTTTTGAGTGTAATCTTTGCATTGCTGGGACCGATTTTATCAATGGTTTCTATGGCTGCGGCAATTAATGCTACTTCTGGTTTATCTAAATTTGTTGGGATTATTATTTCACCGTATGTTTTTCCTCCTCTAGTTTCAGAATTTACTTCTATTCTCCCTACTTTACCAGTTTTTTGTAATTCACGTAATTCCAAATCATCTCCTAGTAAACCCTCGGTTTGTCCAAAAATAGCACCAATGACATCGGATTTATCTATAATACCATCTACCTCAAGGTTTACCACTATCACATATTTTGCCGATACTGGTGGTCCTCCCATTCCTTAAACCTCCAAATGATACTCAATATTTTACTAAATATCTCACTATTAAATTTACGCATTTCATACGAAATAAACAATATCTCTAACCATGCAAACTGGTGGAGGCTGTGTCCCCGCTACAACACACAGGCTCATTGACGGTGCACTCGCCCCACATTGCCTGTGCTCTCTCAAACGGGGATTTATCGCCTCCACCATTTATTATTAATCTAAAACAAGTATAAAGGATTTTTCTAAACAAACTTCGTTATTTATTAACCAATTTTAGGATCTGATTATACACATTAAAATTATAACCTTCACATTGATCTACACCATAAAAAGTTTAAATGCATTAATTAGAGTTATATCCTCAATTAAGAGAAAGATATTTAAACTGCGAAGAATTGAAGCTAAAGCATTTGTTGTAATGTTATCGCGTGAATAACTTCTTTAATATCAGTAAATCTTTTTAACTCTGACGGCGGGGAGTCTCCATCTGTAAGGGTGGGGATGAAGGCCGATAAGCTTATATTTTTTCTCGTTGTATTTATCGTTGTCTGCTTGGTTGGCAGACCTAGTAGGCATGGAACAGGCCGAAAGAGAAGACTGCTGAGGGCAAGACCTCCGTAACCCACCTTCCACACGGGATTCCCGAAACGGTCTCACTTGCCGAGACCTCCGCTGTGGGTGAGTGGAGATCGAGTCTGTCCGTGGAAGCAGGAAGCCACCTGCGAAAGCTGGTGGTAGTTCACTCCCTTGTATACCCATATTTCAGGATTTTTAGGTGTTGTAGAACCTTTATAAAAATGAATTAAACCTTGATTATCAACCACTATAATGTCAGTGAAAGTTCTACTAACATCTATTGCTACTGTAAGCTTAACATTAAAGAGTATATTTAAGTTTTTCATGAAAAGAAGAAAGATAAAGATTTTAGTATGTTAATTTTGTATCAGTGATGTGAAGCTAAGGGTTTGGTTGCGTGCTGTAAGAATCAAAACGTTGCCGTCTTCTATTCTTGCATCTATTGGTGGTAGTTTATATTCTGTTTTAGTTGGTTATGGTTTTGATGTTTGGTTGGCTGTGTTGACCTATGTCGGTGTTGCTTTTGCTCATATGAGTGTTGATTTGATTAATGATTATCTTGATTATAAGTCTGGTTTAGATTTTGATGTTAAGAGGACACCTTTTAGTGGAGGTACTGGTGTTATTGTTGAGGGGTTGTTAAGTCCTAATGTTGTTTATAGGGTTGGTGTTTTAATGCTTATTATTGGGTTTATTATTGGTATTTATCTTAGTTTTCTTAGAGGTATTATGGTATTGATTCTTACTTTGTTTGGAGTTCTTACTATTTATTTATATTCTTCATATTTAGCTAATGTTGGTCTTGGAGAGTTTTTTGTAACTCTTAAGGGTATTTTTGTATTTCTTGGTAGTTTTTATGTTATGTCTCAAAAAATACTATGGCCAGCAGTATTGGTAGGAGCTATGTATGGTTTGGTTTCTGCATCTGTTCTATATTCTAACCAGATTCCTGATTTAGAGGCTGATGAAAAGCATGGAAGGAGAAATCTTGTTGTAAGATTAGGTGTTGGAAAGTTACATTTGGGTTATGGTATTTTTATCATTCTACTTTATTCATTACTATCTATTTCAGTTTTTTTAGGAATGTTGCCTATTTTATCATTCATGGCTCTGCTGGGACTGAGCTTTCACATTAATGCATATTATGGTATTAAAAAGAAGCAGAATGATAAAAGTGTAGTTTCTTATCTAGCTCAGAGTATTATGGGAGGTAGGATTGTAGATACTTTGTTAACTCTCTCCATTTTTTTAAAGATTCTAGGATTTTGATAATGCGAAACATAGTTTTTTTCACTACAGAAAAGAAGTCAGATGATTTATGTTTCTCATTTTCTATTTTGATATT encodes:
- a CDS encoding prenyltransferase → MKLRVWLRAVRIKTLPSSILASIGGSLYSVLVGYGFDVWLAVLTYVGVAFAHMSVDLINDYLDYKSGLDFDVKRTPFSGGTGVIVEGLLSPNVVYRVGVLMLIIGFIIGIYLSFLRGIMVLILTLFGVLTIYLYSSYLANVGLGEFFVTLKGIFVFLGSFYVMSQKILWPAVLVGAMYGLVSASVLYSNQIPDLEADEKHGRRNLVVRLGVGKLHLGYGIFIILLYSLLSISVFLGMLPILSFMALLGLSFHINAYYGIKKKQNDKSVVSYLAQSIMGGRIVDTLLTLSIFLKILGF